The following are encoded together in the Proteiniphilum saccharofermentans genome:
- a CDS encoding oxidoreductase: protein MSTNIRTGIIGYGLSGRVFHAPFIDVVEGFELTKISTSDPEKEALIEERYPITAVVPDGKGIIDDPEIDLVIVTSPNTDHFRWAREALLAGKHVVVEKPFTVDVEEAAELIEISRRQQKILTVYHNRRFTSDTKTVKKLLDSGLLGEIVDYETHFDRYRTEPRPRGAWREEPLPGSGIFYDLGSHLIDQALWFFGMPEAVTAKINSQRPWAKADDHFDVRLHYPTFTATLKSGMICRIPGATYMLHGTNGSFVKYGLDVQEATLDGGAKPEGKDWGREPENIWGTINAEYKGVKIQGKLESEHGDYRDYFINLRDAINGKVPLAVKPEEALNVMRIIELAFQSSREKRTITIV from the coding sequence ATGTCAACCAACATTCGTACAGGCATTATCGGCTACGGACTTTCCGGCCGGGTATTTCATGCTCCTTTTATCGATGTAGTAGAAGGATTTGAGCTCACGAAGATCAGCACATCCGATCCCGAGAAAGAAGCGCTTATTGAAGAACGATACCCTATTACCGCAGTGGTTCCCGACGGGAAAGGGATCATCGACGACCCCGAGATTGACCTCGTTATTGTTACTTCACCCAATACCGACCATTTCCGCTGGGCACGGGAAGCTCTGCTGGCAGGTAAGCATGTAGTGGTAGAGAAACCCTTCACTGTAGATGTAGAGGAAGCCGCCGAACTGATCGAGATCTCCAGACGGCAGCAAAAAATCCTCACTGTCTATCACAACCGTCGTTTCACAAGTGATACCAAAACAGTGAAAAAACTGCTCGATAGTGGTCTCCTCGGTGAAATTGTTGATTACGAAACTCACTTCGACCGCTACCGTACCGAACCCCGCCCGAGAGGTGCATGGCGGGAAGAACCACTACCCGGATCAGGGATTTTCTATGATCTAGGTTCGCACCTTATAGATCAGGCACTCTGGTTTTTCGGTATGCCGGAAGCGGTAACGGCCAAGATCAATTCACAACGCCCCTGGGCAAAAGCCGACGACCATTTCGATGTACGCCTCCACTACCCCACCTTTACAGCCACACTGAAATCGGGAATGATCTGCCGTATTCCCGGAGCTACCTATATGCTTCACGGTACCAATGGCTCGTTTGTGAAATATGGGCTTGACGTGCAGGAGGCAACACTCGACGGAGGCGCCAAACCCGAAGGAAAAGACTGGGGACGCGAACCCGAAAACATCTGGGGTACTATCAATGCCGAGTATAAAGGAGTAAAGATCCAGGGAAAACTGGAAAGTGAACATGGAGATTACCGTGATTATTTCATCAACCTGCGTGACGCTATCAACGGAAAAGTACCTCTTGCCGTCAAGCCTGAAGAAGCCCTCAATGTGATGCGGATCATTGAACTCGCTTTCCAAAGTAGCCGCGAAAAAAGAACTATAACGATTGTATGA